One Pristiophorus japonicus isolate sPriJap1 chromosome 19, sPriJap1.hap1, whole genome shotgun sequence genomic window carries:
- the LOC139230627 gene encoding N-acetyllactosaminide alpha-1,3-galactosyltransferase-like has protein sequence MQIVKKKPQFVWRKHVHRNPLPWFNASGIADQQTISSWGAPIIWEGTFDPVERDDFYMKKKTVIGLTVFAIGRYLDRYLRNFLESAEKHYMIGHQVIYYVMVDNVTKVPALQLSPKRSMVVIQVRKYSRWQDISMMRMEQINDLIQNRIQFEASYLFCLDVDLMFVGRFGAEALGNSVAQIHASYYGTPKQSFSYERRPRSDAYIAPYDGDFYYHAAVYGGRVESVFDLTRSCLDGIIRDKSKNIEAIWHDESHLNRYFLDHKPTKLLSPEYCLDRVPAKHIRYARMKWMPKEYRQLREN, from the exons TGGCATCGCCGATCAGCAGACAATCAGCTCGTGGGGCGCCCCCATAATCTGGGAGGGGACCTTTGACCCCGTGGAGCGTGATGACTTCTACATGAAAAAGAAGACGGTGATTGGCCTGACCGTTTTTGCGATTGGACG GTACCTTGACAGATATCTGAGGAACTTTTTGGAGTCAGCGGAGAAGCACTACATGATCGGACACCAGGTGATCTACTACGTGATGGTGGACAATGTCACCAAGGTTCCTGCGCTGCAGCTCTCTCCGAAACGTAGCATGGTCGTGATCCAGGTTCGCAAGTATTCCCGCTGGCAGGACATCAGTATGATGCGGATGGAGCAGATCAACGACCTCATCCAGAATCGCATCCAGTTCGAGGCCAGCTACCTTTTCTGCTTGGACGTTGACCTGATGTTTGTGGGCCGGTTCGGAGCGGAGGCCTTGGGGAACTCGGTCGCTCAGATCCACGCCTCCTACTACGGAACCCCCAAACAGAGCTTCAGCTATGAGCGCAGACCCCGGTCGGACGCTTACATTGCGCCGTACGACGGAGACTTCTATTACCACGCGGCTGTTTACGGAGGGAGGGTGGAGTCGGTTTTCGACCTGACTCGGAGCTGTCTGGACGGGATAATCAGAGACAAAAGTAAAAACATCGAGGCAATCTGGCATGACGAGAGTCATTTGAACCGCTACTTCCTGGATCACAAGCCCACCAAACTCTTATCTCCCGAGTATTGCTTGGACAGAGTTCCGGCCAAGCACATCAGATATGCCAGAATGAAATGGATGCCTAAGGAATACAGGCAGCTACGTGAAAACTGA